GGCGCGTCCGGCCCGGTCTGGGGCAGCAACGCGGACGGCGCCGGGATGGCCCGCGACGCGTCGCCGAGCAGATCGCCGGGGTCCCCGAGTTCCAGGAGCACCACCATGCCCTCGGTGTCCTCCAGCACTGCCGCAGGCCCGCCGGTCAGCTCGGTCGAGTGGACGACGGTGCCCGGAGCGACGAGGTCGAGCAGGTCGGCCGCTCCGGCCGGCGCGGTCAGCTCCCGACGACGGGTCAGATGCCCGGCGGCGATGCCCAGCCACTCGAAGAGCCACCGGCCCCGGACCCGGAGCACGGCGACGGCCACCAGCAGCACGGCGACCAGTGCGGCGGCCGCGGTGACCGGTGCGGGTCGACCCAGGGCGGTGAGGACGAGCGCTGCCGCGACCTGCGCGGCGACCAGTTGACCGGCCCGCACCCCTGTGCCGGTGCCCGGAGTGGGCGACGCCCAGCGGCCGAACGGCGAGCGGCGACGCGGTGCGCGCTGATCGGCCGGGCCCGGGCTGCGGTCGGCGGGTTGGCCCGGCCCGATCGCCCGGGGAACGGCGCCCGGCCCCGGCCCGACCGGTGTCGCCGGGTGCGGCCCTCCGGTGGTGATCGCCGGCACCGCGCCTCCTCGACCAGTCGGGACCGGGTCGGGCGGTCGGCCGTCCTCGGACGGCCCGTCACGCGCCGCGACGTGGCTGCAGCACATCGTAAGTGACCGATGGCTGCCGTGGTTGTCCACAGGGGAGAGGCGGGGGGTAGCAGAACTGCTACGGGATCGCTACCGTCAGCCACGAAGTTCGTCGCTGACCCGTGTCTCAGTGCTCGACGACCGGGCCAAGCGAACGACGCGCCCCCAGGGCGGGCGCGTTCGAGGGCCACGCGCGATCAGAGAGACGAGGTGACATCGGGGTGTCCCAGACGCAGGCAGAAGCCGCGGTGATGCAGCAGACCGCCGCGAAGTTCGAGCAGGTGGACCAGTCGTTGCAGTCCATGCTGACCGGCCTGCTGGCCGAGCTGGAGGTGTTGCAGCAGGCCTGGCGTGGCGCAGGCGGCCGATCGTTCGAGCAGGTCAAGCAGCAGTGGTCACAGGACCAGGCGGCATTGCACCGGGCGCTGCGGGAGACCGCCGGCGCGATCCGCACCGCCGGCCGGCAGTACGACGCCTCCGACGACGAGGTGGCCAGCCGGGTAGCCGGCACCAACCGCGGCGGCATCCAGCTGCCGCTCTGATCCCGCCCGGGAAGGAAATCCGATGGACCATGGTGTGCTGGTCGTCAACTTCGCCGCGCTTCAGCAGGCCGGCGCCGACATCCACAAGGCCCTGAACAGGCTCGACTCGCAACTCGGTCAGCTTGAGCGGGATGCCGCTCCGCTGGTGGCGAGCTGGACGGGCGAGGCCCGCGAGGCCTACGAGCAGCGGCAGGCGCGGTGGCGCTCCGCCTCTCAGGACCTCCAGGCGATGCTGCGTGACATCAAGCTGGCGGTGGGCGACTCCGCCAACGACTATCTGGACACCGAGAAGAAGAACACCGGGCTGTTCCAGTGAGCGCGGTGGGCCGGGAGCGCTGACCATGTCCAGGTCGGTGCCCCGGCCACCGCCGCGCTGCGGCCAGGACGGCGGGCTGACCGGGTCAGGCCTGGCCGGCCGGGCGCCAGCGTCGGCGGGCACCACGGGGCAGCACCAGGGCGAGCAGCACCACGGTGGCCGCCGTCGTGCCGACCACCGCACCGACCAGCAGGGCCCGGTCCCGTGCCGTCGCCCGTCGGGCCCGGTGGGCGAGCACCGCCGGGTCGGGCCGGTCGTCGGCGAGCGCGGTGACCGGTCGAGGGTCGCCCGCACGGCTGCCGCTGGTCTCGGTGACCGCCCGGTACGGGTTGAGCACGCCGGCGCCGTACCCGCCGCCGTGGCCCGCGCCGGGAGCTGGATCGGCGGTGGCGATGATCCGCTCCGCCACCTGGGCCGCGGTCAGCTCCGGTCGATACTGGCGCAGCAACGCGGCGGTGGCGGCCACGAAGGGTGCCGCGTAGCTGGTGCCCTCGACCTGATGGTGGCCCGCGCCGGGGGCGGCGGTCAGCACCTCGCTGCCCGGCGCGACCAGGTCGACGTACGCGCCGGTCTGCGAGAACGTCGCCCGTCCACCGTCCGCCCCGATCGCCCCCACGCCGAGCACCCCGTCGTAGCCGGCGGGGAACGGTTGGGGGTCACCGCTGTCGTGCAGGTTGCCGGCTGCGGCCACCAGCACCACGTCCCGGTCGACCGCGTACCGCACGGCCGAGCGGACCTCCGGGTCGTCCGCATACAGCACCACAGACAGGTTCACCACGTCGGCGTCGTGGTCGACGGCCCAGCGGATGGCCTGCGCGAACTCGCCAGCACTGGCCGTTCGCCCCGATTCCCGCCCCTGCACCACCTGCTGCTCACTCACCCGCACCGGCAGGATCCGGGCATCCGGTGCGAGACCCTGGAAGGCGACCCCTGCGCGGGGTGTCGCCGCGATGATGCTCGCCACGCCGGTGCCGTGCCCGGCGCAGTCCCGACTGCCGTCCCCGCCGGGGTCGAGCAGGTCGGTGCCGGCCAGCACGCGGTCGGCCAGTTGGGGGTGCGCCCGGTCCACCCCGGAGTCGACCACCGCGACGGTCACCCCGGTGCCGGTGGCCAGGGGCGCGAGCCGGGCGGGGTCGTACCGTTGCTGTGGCCAGGGCGCGGCCGTGACCGGCCGGGCCGGGGCGAGCGAGGTCGCACAGGCCGGTGCCGCACGGAGCCTGGCGGTGGCGGCGACGGTCGGGAGGGCCGGTACGGTCAACAGGCTGGCGGCCAGACCTGCGAGGACCGGGCGCGCGATCGATCGGGACATCGACGGCCTCCGTATCGTGTCGGCTCCGGTACGGGATGTTATCGCCTCATCCGCGCCCCGGCAGGCCGCCGACGGCCAGCCATTGTGATCTTGATACCACCTTGTAGGTTGTACGCGATACCTGTGGCCTGTTCTCGGAAGGGGAGGTGGCCGTGACCGCATGGGAGCCGGCCACGGAGGCCGAGGTGGCGATGCGCGACGCGCTGCGCGCCAATGACCAGGAGCTTTACTTCCGACTCCTGTCCCGCACCGATCTGCTGTTGCCGGTCGCCGCCCCGACGCAACCCGGCCAGCCAGCCGCCGACTGGGGCACCTGGACCACCGGCGGCCGGACCCACGTCCTGGCCTTCACCTCCGCGGCCGCACTGCGGGCCTGCCTCGGCGATCACCCCGGCAGCAACCGACGTGTCCCCTTCACCGACCTCGCGGTCGGCTGGCCAAACCACGAGTGGTGGCTCGCCGTCAACCCCGGTCTGCCGGTCGAGGGCTACCTGCCGGCCTGGTTCGTGGCTCAACTCTCCCGGGGCGACGTGCGCCTGCCCGGCCGCGCCATGGGTGCCCGCGCCCGCCTGGAGCGGGTCGAAACCCTCGCCCGCACCCGGACCGGCCCGCCGGGCCGGGACACCGCGCCAGCCGCTGGTCGGCCCTCCGGGGCGGGTACGTCGTCGCCCGGGTCCGAGCCGGCCCCGGCGGCCCCGGCTGCCCCGGCTGCCCCAGGTCGGCCTGCCCCGGTTCCGCCTGCGCCGAGTCCGCTCGCCCCGAGCCCGCTCGCCGCCGTGCCGCCCGCTGCGGTCCCGTCTGCTCCGGTCTCCCCTCGGAGGCCCTCGCAGGGTGTGTCGCCTCGGGTCGCTGCCCCGGCGTCCGGGACGCCCGGCACCGCTGATCCGTCCCGCCGACCCGGCGAGGAGGACCTGCCGGCCGCCGGTCAGCGCCACCCGACCGAGCCGCCGCGACCCGGCCTGCCGGGCACCGGCGCCCTTCCCCGCTCCGCTCGGCCGTCCCGGTTCGCACCGTTGACGCCCGTCGAACGTCCCACCACCGACCAGTCGAGGTTCGGCGCGGGCTGGCCGGCGGCGGACCGGCCGGGCGACGACGGCCTGACCGGGGGCAACGGCAACGGCGGTCCGCAGGCCGCTCGACGTTCCTTCTTCGAACCGACTCCCGTCCGGGACCGGGCAGCCGACCCGAACGCGAGTGGGGGCCGCCCCGGGGACCGGGCGGCACCACCGACGCGCTTCGGGCTCGGCAGCCAGCCGTTCCCACGCCGCCGTCCGGCCGACGGGCCCGCCGACGAGACCGCGACCCGCGCCTTCCCGATGGCGGATCCGGACGCCACCCGGCCACTTCGGCAGCCGGCGGGCGACCTCGGCACGTCCCGAGGGGTACGCGCACCGGCACCCGGTGAGGAAGTCACCCAGCCGCTGCCTCCCCGCCGGCCCGACCCGGCGGCGGAGGAGGTCACCCGCGCCTTCCGGACGACCGGTGAGTCCCCGCCGATCCGGTCATCGGCGCGGCCGAGCCCGCCGGCGGATGAGACCCAGGCGATCCCACGCGACCTGCCGAACCGGTTCGCCCCGGTGGAGGAGGTGTCGGCCGCGGAACCGGTCTCCGGTCCGCCCGCACCACGCCGCGGCTTCACGCCCATCGTCATCGAGGGCACCATCATCGAGTCCCGCGACCTCACCGACCCGGTCGAGACCAGCGGCCCGGCCGGCCCTCCCCGAGGGCCCCGCCCCGCCGAGACCGCCCCGCCACCCTTCGGCACGACGCACGCCGGGCCGGGTCTGTTCGAGCCGTCGTCGGCCGGTCCCCGCCCGTCCGGTCCGGCGTCGTTCGTCCCCGCGCAGCCCGCCACGAGCCCGTCCACCCCGCGTCCCGCAGGTCCGGCGGCGGAGGCCGGCGACGTGAGCGGTGTCCGCGCCGGCGATCCGGCCGGTGCCGAGCGCGCCGACACCGACAGCCCGTCGGTTGGCGTGACCAGCGCGGATCCGACCAGCGAGAGCGCCACCACCGGCGACGGGCAGCGCCCGCCGGCCGACGAACCGGCGGTGGTCGAGTTCGACCCGGCCAACACGGTCGAGGAGGACCTGCTCGGCGCCGCCGGCTCCGGAAGCACCGACACGTTCCTGTCCACCCTGCTGCTGGCCCGGGTCCTGCTGCCGGCGGCACCCGAATCGCTGCGGGGAAGCCGCCCCGGCGATGCGGGCTTCGTCTGGCGTACGGCACAACTCGACGGCGAGACGTACGTGGTGGTCTACACGTCGCCGGAGCGCCTCGCCGACCACTTCGAGGGTGACGTCGACACGGTCCGGGTGAAGTTCGCCCAACTGATCCGGCGCTGGCCGGACGAAGACTGGTCGTTCGCCGTCAACCCGGGCACCCCGGTCGGCGCCAAGCTGCCCGGGGAGCAGATCATCGCGTTGGCCAACTGGGCTGCCGAGGTCGGGCTCGGTGACGACCTGGAGGTGGACCAGGAGGAAGCGCCGGCCGTGGCGGAGCCCACCGCCCGCCCCCGGTACGCTCCGGCGGCCGTCGACCCGACCCGACCGACGGTCATGCAGAAGGCGATCGCGCCCAGCCAGCTCGCCTACTACCTGGATCGTGGCTACGACCGCGTCTCCGGCTTCGTGCACCGTGCCGGTGAGCTGGCGCACCTGACCACGCCGGCTCAGGTGCACGACGCGCTCGGCCTCAGCTACCCCGGATCCCCGTTCTCCCGGGACGCCGAGGAGATCTACGTGCTGCGCTGGCCGGCGCACCGGCCGAGCCTCTACCGGATTCCGTACGGCGGTCAGAACGAGGCGGCGATGCGGGCCATGGAGGGCTGGGTCATCGAGCGCCCGCCGTTCCGGGGCAACGGCTTCGCCCCGGGTGAGAGCAGCGACGTGGTGGCCGAGTTCAAGGTGGACAGCGCGCGCCTCCCGCACGGCGCGCAGCTGTGGCGGGTCGCTGCGGACGGCACCGAGCGGGTTATCGCGGAGCTCGACACCGACGCGGTGGTCTGGCGACGGGTCGGGGAGGCGTGATGCGCGACGGTTACGTGGCCCGTTGGCAGGGTCGGGAATACCAGGCCAGCCCGGACGGCGACAACATCCGCCTCTATCAGCCCGAGCCGGGCGAGGGCTTCGAGGAGGTCCGCGCGGGCCGGTACGTCCGGGTGCTGCCGGCGAGCGAGATCGAGGATCTGGCGTACGTGCGCACCACCTGCACGTGGCAGGGGCAGCCGTTCATCGTGCTCGGCGAGCACGACGCCTGGCTGCGGGTCGAATACACCGGTGGCCGCTGGCCGGTGGCGGAGGCAATGCGGCTGGAGGTCTTCGACTTCGGCGTCTACCAGGGCTGGGCGCCGGCCGCCGAGGTCACCGACCTGCGGGAGCAGCGGGTCTGAACGGTCAGGTCTTGGCCCAGCGCAGGATTTCGCCGAGCACCAGCTCCGGTGCCTCCAGGTGCGGGAAGTGCCCCACCCCGTCGAGCAGCCGCCACTCGTACGGGGCGACGACGTAGCGGCCGGAGCCCAGGGCGGTGCGCGGCAGGGAGGCGACGTCCAGCGCGCCGTGCAGTTGCAGGGTCGGAGTGGACAGCGGCTTCTGCATGAGGCGGACGAACCGGTAGCCGTGCAGCCGTAGCAGCGAGCGGAACGCCCAGCGGTACCCCTCCAGGGCACAGAACGCGGCCTGCGGGATGCACATCGCCTCCCGACACCGCTCGGCGTACGCCTCGAACTCCGACCCGGCCACCCAGCGCGGCCCGCCCCAGCGGTGCAGGATCTCACCGATGGCCGCCGCGCCGTCCCGGGTCAGCACGTGCTCGTAGCGGGGTAGCTGGAACTTCAGCGCCAGGGTGGAGGCGGCGAACTGCCCGCGCGGGTCGGCGAAGGTGGCGGTGCGCAGCCGCAGCGGGTGCGGTGCCCCCAGCACCACGAGCCGACGGACCAGGGACGGGTGGAACGAGGCCACAGTCCAGGCCACCATGCCGCCGAGGCCGCTGCCGACGATCGTCGTCGACCGTTCACCGAGCGCCCGGATCAATCCGGCGATGTCGGCGGCGAGGGTGTAGCCGTCGTACCCCCGGGGTGGTTTGTCGCTGGCGCCGTAACCGCGCAGGTCGACGGCGACCGCCCGGAAGCCGGCGTCGGCGATCGCCGGGAGCATCTGGTGCCACGCCCACCAGTGCTCCGGAAAGCCGTGCAGGAAGAGCACCATCGGGCCGGTGCCGGCCTCGACCACATGGAACCGGCTGCCGTTGGCGCCGACGAAGCGGTGCGTCCACGGCCCCTCGGTGAGGACACAGGACTCGTCGACGGCTCCGCCGCGCTGGTCGGTCATGGCAGACAGCCTAGGACCCGGTTGCCGCTGACAGCGCCGGTGGTCGCGTTGAACAGGGAGAAGCCCGGGTTGTCCCCTACCGACACGAGGGTCCGGGTCGACGGTCCGTGGACCGTCGACCCGGACGCCGCCGATTCGATCTAGCGCAGGTAGGTGTTGAAGACCCGGTTGGCCACCGCGTCACCGGTGCTCAGGCCCGCGTCTGCGTCCCACTGGTAGTGCACGCCCAGGTAGATACGGCTGCGGGCGTTCTCGGTCGCTGCGGCGCTGAAACTGGTGAACGAACGGGTGACGCCCACCGCGTTCGGGTCCTCGGTGGTCGCGACGAATCCGATCGCATCGGTGCCGTAGTACCGCTTCATGACACCCGCCCAAGCGCCGGCGAAGCTGGCGTGGCCCGAGATGTACGCCGGGAACGGCGGTGAGAACCGGGTGCCGTTGCGGTCGACTGAGAGCGGGCGCCAAGCGGCGTTGGGAACGGTGGCCGCGTTGCCGTCGCTCTGCGGCTCGGCGATCGCCGTCTCCGGTCGCCACAGGTCGATGCTGGTGTTGTATTTGGCGTCCCAGGAGGCGATGGCGACGTCGGCCATGGCCATCGCGACGAGGGCGAAGAGTCGCGGGGTGTCCGTGGTCCGCTGGCTGGCGACGATCTGGGTGTGCTCGAAGAGTTGCCCCGGCGGCTTGTAGGTGCCACTCACGTCGTTGGCCCAGAAAAAGGCCTGCTGCGTCTGGTCGGCGTTCCGGTCGGTCAGTGGCGCGGTGGCCGAGCCCAGCCTCTTCACCTCGTTGACCTGGGCGGCGTAGGCGCTGCTGGTCAGCATCGCGGACACCGTGCCGAAGCCCCCGGGCAGCGGTGGGCGGAACTGGGAGCCGGACGTCAGGGCGAAGGGTTTCACCAAACCCCAGTTGGGGCCGACGGCCGCGCCGGAACCGGTTGGCCGCCACTGCCCGGCGGTGTTGCTGGCGGTGTACCCGGCGTTGTTGGTCGAGCCGTCGTTCGCACGGGCGTTGATGATGTTGCGTGCGGCCGTCTCGCCGATGCTGCTGCTCCACCCCTCGGGTCCCGGCTCGCCGGTCGGCGGGTCGGCCTGCCGGGCGTCGTTGAACCTGGCGGTGAAGTAGCTGGCCTGGGCGGGGAACAGCGTCCGGAGTACGTCGTACGCGGCGACGTCGAGGTTGGTGTCGCGGTCGTAACTGAAGTTGGGGATCGGGGACACCTTCGCGATGTAGGGCGCCCCGGTTCCGCCCATGGAGATCGAGGTGTCGTACATGGCCAGGTGCATCATCGCGCCGGCGCGGGACAACGTGGTGGGTGGGCCGTTGCTGGTGCGGAAGGCGTCCAGTAGGACGTCGTTCCAGTAGACGACATGGTCGAAGTTGGGAGGAATGGCGCTGGCGGACGTGGGTGTGATGACGCCGCCCCCGACGACGACCGCGGCGAAAACCGCGACCAGCCGTCCCAGCTTCACTCTTGTGTTCAACGTGGTCCCTTCCCGGACGTGAGCCGTAGGGTCTCTATCGGCTTGTGTCGATGATCTGGGACGGCTTGATCACGGAGAAGGGCGAAGCGGTCGCGTTCCGCAAGTTGCAAGGTCAGATCCAGCCGCGGCGGGCGGCGGCGATCCCGACGGTGAGCCTGTTGGACGCGCCAAGTCGCTCGGCCAGCAACTCGAAGTGCCGCCGGACCCATCGCGGGCTACGCCCCAGGCTGCGGGCGATGGCCTCGTCCTTGGCGCCGTGCGCGGCGAGTCGGAGGATCTGCAGCTGCACCTCCGACGGCGCGTCCCTGCCTGCGGCCGTCGGGGTGGACAGGGGCTGTGACTGCCGCCAGAGGCTGTCGAAGTAGTGGCCTGCCAAATCGACCAGCGCCGGCGCGCGCAGCACCCAGCCGACCGACCGGTGGGTGCCGATCGGTGCGACCACGGCCATTTTGGCGGAGACCACCATCGAGATGGGGACCTCCCCGACTATCCGGACCTGACCTTCCGGCCGGGCGGCTCGGTCGGCGCGGTTGAGGCCACCGGGACGTTCGAGGAGTCGTCGGTCGAGGATCGTGCGGTGCCGTGGCTCCAGGTCGGGCTCCCCGGCGGCGGAGTCCGGCGGCATGCCGAGCAGGATTCGGCAGTCCTCCGGCGCATCGGTGGCCAGTCGACCGGAGAGCCGGGTGAACGCCGCCCAGTCCCGTACGACATCGTCCGGGCCGAGCGCGACCGAACTTCGGTGCTCCTCCAGTTGTTCCAACTGGGCGTACTGGGCGATCAGACGATGCTGGGCGCGGACCAGCTCCCGCTGTCGGGCGGCGAGCAGCAGTCGCAACTCCACCGCCGACACCATGGCGGCGTCGAGTGGCGTGGAATTCACCCTCCAGAGCGGGTCTGCGCCGCTGCCGTCTGTGTCCGACCAGATTCCACCTGACAAGCCTGACCACCCCCGTGGACGATGCCGAGGTGGTGTCGGCTGCGACGTCGTCAGCGCAGGTGCCGGTCCACCATCGACATCGATGATCGTGCTTGGATGGCGACTCTGCGTCAAGTGCCGGACGACGTGAGTGGTCGTGGCGACGGTGTTCCATTCGTCACCCCGGTCAGGGTCTACCCGACGGGTCAACGCATGACGATGCTCACGGGGACACCCGCACCGCAGTCCACTCCGGCTGGCCTGGGGACGATCCGCAGGGTGACGAAACTGCCCTCGGTCAGGTTGCCGTAACCCGGGCCGTGCAGGGCGTACGCGCGGCCGTCCTCGGCGACGAGGCCGTAGCAGGGGCCGGAACCGCCCCGGGTGATGTGGCCCGCGATCAGGCCGCTGTCTCGTAGGTCGGTCGGCGGTGTCGGCTTTGGTGGCTTTGGCGGAATGCCGATGGGCGGCCGGAGTGTGCGCGACAGCGGCGGTGTGAAGGCCGGTGAGGGCGTCGCTGCGGGCTGGGCGGGCCTGAATGCGCGCGAGGTGGGTGCGTCCGGCGTCGGGGTGTCGGAGGCCGAGGGAGCAGCCAGGGGACCGGAGCCCTCCGGGTCGGCGCACGCGGTCAGGAGCAGCAGGAGGAGCGCGGCGAGGAGGGTGACGCGTGAGGGGAGGTGCACGGTGATGGGACGTTCCAGCAGGTCGCCGGGTTCCGCCTGCCGGTGGGACAAAGGGCGGCGCCCGGGCAGGTGACCCGCCCGGGCGCCGCTGGGTGTTGCTGAATCAGTGGTCAGCTGATCCGGATCTTCATCGCGGTGCCGTCCTGCTCCAGAACCTTGATCTTGACACCGGCTGCGGGGAGCTTGACGCCGTGGTTAGGCAGCTCCTCGTAGAAGTACTTCTTGGTGTCGTCGAACAGCGGCTCGGCAGCCTGGCCACGGATGTACTGCGGCTGGCTGTTGAGGTGCAGCGTGAACGAGTCGGCCTTCTTGAGGCTGAACGGTGCGTCGTACACCTGGACCCGGGCGCGCCACGGAGCACCGGTCAGGTTGTAGATCGGGCGCGGGTGCGCGTCGATGTACAGGTTGCGACCCTCACCCGGGTGACCACCTGGGTTGGTGGGCGAAACCGGAGCGGTGTTGTTGTCCTCCCAGCGCAGGTTCCAGTACGAGATGAGCAGACCCTCCTGGTACGCGTAGTGGTCCACCCAGTCCGGGCGGGTGTTCGCGTAGCCGAAGAAGTACGGGCCAGTCTTCAGGTACTTGTCGTACGAGACGTACGACCGGTTGCCGGCGATGTAGTAGTTGTCGAACAGCTCGGTGTAGGTCGCGCCGACGACCTTCCACTCGTTGAGCGCCCAGCCCGCGTCGGTCTCGGCACCGTCGTTGAGCACGGTCTGACCGTCGGCGGTCACGGTGATCGCGTCACCGAAGAAGCCGCCCTCAGAGACGCCACCATCGGTGACGTAGTGCAGGCGAACCTGCGCCACCTTGCCAGCGAGCGAGTTGAGCGGGATGTTGATGTCCGCCCAGGCCCCGTTGCTGGTGCCGTCGAGCGCCGGGCGGCCCGCACCGTCGACGCCGATCGGCTTGCCGCCGACCGTGCCGTCCAGGTCGGTCCAGGTCTGACCGCCGTCGGTCGACGCCTCGAAGTAG
This portion of the Micromonospora zamorensis genome encodes:
- a CDS encoding WXG100 family type VII secretion target, giving the protein MSQTQAEAAVMQQTAAKFEQVDQSLQSMLTGLLAELEVLQQAWRGAGGRSFEQVKQQWSQDQAALHRALRETAGAIRTAGRQYDASDDEVASRVAGTNRGGIQLPL
- a CDS encoding WXG100 family type VII secretion target — protein: MDHGVLVVNFAALQQAGADIHKALNRLDSQLGQLERDAAPLVASWTGEAREAYEQRQARWRSASQDLQAMLRDIKLAVGDSANDYLDTEKKNTGLFQ
- the mycP gene encoding type VII secretion-associated serine protease mycosin, producing the protein MSRSIARPVLAGLAASLLTVPALPTVAATARLRAAPACATSLAPARPVTAAPWPQQRYDPARLAPLATGTGVTVAVVDSGVDRAHPQLADRVLAGTDLLDPGGDGSRDCAGHGTGVASIIAATPRAGVAFQGLAPDARILPVRVSEQQVVQGRESGRTASAGEFAQAIRWAVDHDADVVNLSVVLYADDPEVRSAVRYAVDRDVVLVAAAGNLHDSGDPQPFPAGYDGVLGVGAIGADGGRATFSQTGAYVDLVAPGSEVLTAAPGAGHHQVEGTSYAAPFVAATAALLRQYRPELTAAQVAERIIATADPAPGAGHGGGYGAGVLNPYRAVTETSGSRAGDPRPVTALADDRPDPAVLAHRARRATARDRALLVGAVVGTTAATVVLLALVLPRGARRRWRPAGQA
- a CDS encoding SseB family protein, which codes for MTAWEPATEAEVAMRDALRANDQELYFRLLSRTDLLLPVAAPTQPGQPAADWGTWTTGGRTHVLAFTSAAALRACLGDHPGSNRRVPFTDLAVGWPNHEWWLAVNPGLPVEGYLPAWFVAQLSRGDVRLPGRAMGARARLERVETLARTRTGPPGRDTAPAAGRPSGAGTSSPGSEPAPAAPAAPAAPGRPAPVPPAPSPLAPSPLAAVPPAAVPSAPVSPRRPSQGVSPRVAAPASGTPGTADPSRRPGEEDLPAAGQRHPTEPPRPGLPGTGALPRSARPSRFAPLTPVERPTTDQSRFGAGWPAADRPGDDGLTGGNGNGGPQAARRSFFEPTPVRDRAADPNASGGRPGDRAAPPTRFGLGSQPFPRRRPADGPADETATRAFPMADPDATRPLRQPAGDLGTSRGVRAPAPGEEVTQPLPPRRPDPAAEEVTRAFRTTGESPPIRSSARPSPPADETQAIPRDLPNRFAPVEEVSAAEPVSGPPAPRRGFTPIVIEGTIIESRDLTDPVETSGPAGPPRGPRPAETAPPPFGTTHAGPGLFEPSSAGPRPSGPASFVPAQPATSPSTPRPAGPAAEAGDVSGVRAGDPAGAERADTDSPSVGVTSADPTSESATTGDGQRPPADEPAVVEFDPANTVEEDLLGAAGSGSTDTFLSTLLLARVLLPAAPESLRGSRPGDAGFVWRTAQLDGETYVVVYTSPERLADHFEGDVDTVRVKFAQLIRRWPDEDWSFAVNPGTPVGAKLPGEQIIALANWAAEVGLGDDLEVDQEEAPAVAEPTARPRYAPAAVDPTRPTVMQKAIAPSQLAYYLDRGYDRVSGFVHRAGELAHLTTPAQVHDALGLSYPGSPFSRDAEEIYVLRWPAHRPSLYRIPYGGQNEAAMRAMEGWVIERPPFRGNGFAPGESSDVVAEFKVDSARLPHGAQLWRVAADGTERVIAELDTDAVVWRRVGEA
- a CDS encoding alpha/beta fold hydrolase, whose protein sequence is MTDQRGGAVDESCVLTEGPWTHRFVGANGSRFHVVEAGTGPMVLFLHGFPEHWWAWHQMLPAIADAGFRAVAVDLRGYGASDKPPRGYDGYTLAADIAGLIRALGERSTTIVGSGLGGMVAWTVASFHPSLVRRLVVLGAPHPLRLRTATFADPRGQFAASTLALKFQLPRYEHVLTRDGAAAIGEILHRWGGPRWVAGSEFEAYAERCREAMCIPQAAFCALEGYRWAFRSLLRLHGYRFVRLMQKPLSTPTLQLHGALDVASLPRTALGSGRYVVAPYEWRLLDGVGHFPHLEAPELVLGEILRWAKT
- a CDS encoding vanadium-dependent haloperoxidase, which gives rise to MNTRVKLGRLVAVFAAVVVGGGVITPTSASAIPPNFDHVVYWNDVLLDAFRTSNGPPTTLSRAGAMMHLAMYDTSISMGGTGAPYIAKVSPIPNFSYDRDTNLDVAAYDVLRTLFPAQASYFTARFNDARQADPPTGEPGPEGWSSSIGETAARNIINARANDGSTNNAGYTASNTAGQWRPTGSGAAVGPNWGLVKPFALTSGSQFRPPLPGGFGTVSAMLTSSAYAAQVNEVKRLGSATAPLTDRNADQTQQAFFWANDVSGTYKPPGQLFEHTQIVASQRTTDTPRLFALVAMAMADVAIASWDAKYNTSIDLWRPETAIAEPQSDGNAATVPNAAWRPLSVDRNGTRFSPPFPAYISGHASFAGAWAGVMKRYYGTDAIGFVATTEDPNAVGVTRSFTSFSAAATENARSRIYLGVHYQWDADAGLSTGDAVANRVFNTYLR
- a CDS encoding helix-turn-helix domain-containing protein; translated protein: MNSTPLDAAMVSAVELRLLLAARQRELVRAQHRLIAQYAQLEQLEEHRSSVALGPDDVVRDWAAFTRLSGRLATDAPEDCRILLGMPPDSAAGEPDLEPRHRTILDRRLLERPGGLNRADRAARPEGQVRIVGEVPISMVVSAKMAVVAPIGTHRSVGWVLRAPALVDLAGHYFDSLWRQSQPLSTPTAAGRDAPSEVQLQILRLAAHGAKDEAIARSLGRSPRWVRRHFELLAERLGASNRLTVGIAAARRGWI